The genomic interval CGAACCGCTCTTGCCGAGCACCGTGAAGCCGCCGCCTTCGCAGCCGGTGGAGTCGGCGGCAAAGGACGATTGTGCCGCAAACAGCAGGCCGATGCAGCAAGCCGAGATCAATTTTTTCATTCTTTTCTCCTGAGGGTTGGACCGGTGCAGGGACCGGTCCGTTGACGATGACGCTTCGTTCGCACCCGGCGCGTCGGCCTTGCCAGGTGCTTCAACCCGTTAATACCGGTCAGTCGCCCGAAGGTTCACGTCGCGGAGAAAAAAATTCAGAACTGCCGGCTGACGCTGGCGGTGAAGGCCGGCGCAGGGGCGGCCGGCAGGTAGGGATGCCAGGTTTTCTGCAGGCCCGCCTGCAGCAGGTAGCCCTTGGTGCGCGTGGCGAGCGCTGCGCGCAGGTCGCCGCCATCGCCAGTCGCATCGCGGTACTCGCCGAAGGGACGGCGCAGGCCGGCATGGACGGCCAGGCTCACGTTGTCGGTGAGGGGATAGGCATCGTTCAGGTCGAGGTAGACGCTGCGCCCTTCGCCGTAGTAGCGCGGCGAGTAGAACAGCCGCGCGCTGGCGCGCCCCATCAGCAGGCCGACATGGAGTTCGCTGTAGTCGAACTGGCTGCTGCGCGGGAAGGCGCTGCGGGTAATGCCGGCGTCCAGCGTTATTGTGGGCGAGATGCGCTGGGCGCGGCCGCCATAGGCGATCAACTGGCTGCCGCTGCGTCCTTCCAGCCGGACGGGAGACGCAAAGCCGCCCACATACCAGCCGGCCGCGGCGTCGTGCTCCACCCGCAACTGCAGCACCGGCCGCGTATCGAGGGCAACGCCACGCGCCGCATAGGCCGAGAGCAGGGACAGGTTGGCGCTGGTCTGGCCGTGCGCGCTGCCGGCGCCGCACAGCAGGACGAAGGCGGCTAGGGTGAAACGGCGCGGGTTGTGGCGGAGCTTTGGGAACATTGGCAAACGCAGGCGTCGAAGGCCCGCCGGAGGGCGGCGCAAGCGTCTATGTTACCAGCCGAGGAGGCCGCCGCGGCGTCGAGCATGCGCCGCAGCGACTGGGCGTTGGCGCGTGGCTGCAGCTGCGCCAGCAGGGCGGACAGGCCCGCGACGTGGGCGGCGGCATAGGACGAGCCGGACACGACGCCCCAGCGCGTGCCCGGCATGCAGCTGGGGATGTCGGTGCCGGGCGCATACAGCATGGTCGACAGCGGCAAGCGCCGTTCGCCGCCGCGCCCGACCGCGATCACGCCGGGGTGGGCGGCCGGAAAGCCGCCGTCGGCGCGCTGCGGATCGGCCGCGCCGACCACGATGACGCCGCGCGCCAGTGCCGCATCGAGCAGGCTTTGCAGCAGCCGGTCGGGTGGCCCGCCCAGGCTCAGGTTAATGATGCGCGCGCCGTTCTCGAGCGCGAAGTTGATCGCCTTGCCCAGCGTGAAGCTGTTGCAGCGCGCCGGCTGGCGCGCTTGTTCCCAGCAGGCGCGCAGCGCCATGATCCTGGCACCCGGGGCGACACCGGCGATACCGACGCCGTTGCCCGTCTGCGCGCCGATGACGCCGGCGACCGCGGTGCCATGGGTCTCGGCGGCATCGGGCACGTCGTCGACGAAATTGCGGCGCAGGACCAGCTGGCCGGCGAGATCGGGGTGCGATGCATCGACGCCGCTGTCGATCACGGCGATGTGCACGTTGCGGCCGGTGCTGATGCGGTGCAGGTCGGCCAGGTGCCAGTCGCGCGCGGCCGGCTGGATCGGGTAGAGCGGGTCGGCGCTGCCGAGGGCCTGGAAATCCTCGATCGATTGCGCCCACACCACGCGCGCATCGTGCGCCAGGGCGTCCAGCACCCGTTCGAGCGGCGTGTCGTCGGTTTCCTCCATCAGGAAGCAGTCGACGCCGATCGCCGGCATCGACCAGTTGTCGCGTACCCGCAGGTGGTGGCTCGCAGCGAGTGCCTGCGCCAGGCGGCGGCGTGCGGCGCCGCCGCTGTCGTCGTTGTAGCCGCCGCCGTAGGCGCCGTCGGCGTGGAAGTGGTCTGGCGGCAGGCGCAGCATGACCAGGAGCTGGCGCTGCGTCGCCGCGGGAGGAGGGGCAACCGCAGGCGCTGCCTCGGCCGCCGGCACAGGGTTCGCCTCCTGCGCGCCGGCACCGTCAGAGAAGGCCAGCATGAGGACGAAGGCCAGCAGCAGGACCAGGACGCGTGTCACGGCTGGCCTCCCGCGCCCAGCTGCTCGGCCAGGGTGACAGCCGGTTCGGCGCGCAGGCGGGTCACGGTCTTGCCCGGTTCGTCCTCGGTATCGAGCAGCCAGGCGCCGGTGACGGTCGGCCCGCCGACGACGCGTGCGCCGCTGGCCTGCACGATACGGCGCAATTCACGCTCCGGCGTATCGGGATTGAAGGTCACGACCAGGCTGCTGCGCTGGCCGGCATCGGCGCCGAGCAGGCGATAGGCATCCGTGTTTGCGTCGGGGCTTGCGGGCGCGCGTGCCAGCAGCAGTGCCAGCACGGCGATGGCGCCGAACTGCAGGGCGACGGCGGTACGCAGCCAGCGGCCGTCGTTCGCTGCAAGGCGCGTGCGCCAGCCTGGCACGGGCGGCGCCGGGTCCGCGACCGGCGGCAAGGCGGCCGGCGCGTCCAGCTGCGGCAGCAGGCGCGCCAGCGCCGCCTCGGCGTCGAGCTGGGGCGCTGGCGCCGGACCTGCGGCGCGCAGCGTGTGCAGCATCGACAGGTCGAGGCGACAGGCGGCGCACACCTGCAGGTGGGCTTGCACCCGGTCCCGTTCGGTGCCGGTGAGGCTGCCGTTCGCCAGCCAGGGCAGCAGCTCCTGGGCTTCCTGGTGTGCAGGGGTATTCATGGCCGGTTCTCCAGCTGGCCGTCGAGCAGGACGGCGAGACGTTTACGCGTGTGGAACATGCGCGTCTTGATCGTGTTGACGGGGCACTCCATGATGTCGGCGATTTCCGGATAAGTCATGTCATGATAAAAGGTCAGCTGGAAGGCAATGCGCTGCGCCAGCGGCAACGTGGCAAGGGCAGCGTCGACCGCATGCGCCAGGCGCCCCTGGTCGAACTGCCATTCGGGGCGGTCGCTCTCCAGGCCTTCGCGTTCGTCGGCAAGGGCCTCGACCGGTTCGTCCAGTGCCTGCAATGCCTTGCAGGCGCGCCGGTAGGCAATCGCGAAAACCCAGGTCGACACCTTGCTGCTGCCGTCGAAGGTCGCCGCCTTGCGCCAGACGGCCAGCAGCGTGTCGTTGACGATTTCCTCGATCAGCGGCGCGCTGCGCGTCATCCGCTGCAGGAAGCGCGTCAGTCGCGGGAAATAGGCGCGGTACAGGGTCTCGAAAGCGCGCCGGTCGCCGGCCGCAACCCGGCCGACCAGGCAGGCTTCGCCCGCCGGCGTCCTGGCCAGGCTTGCAATGTCATCGCTCGTTTTTTCCACGCACGTCTCTCCCCGCATCTTTCCGCTGCCCGGTATATACCCGCCGGCCTGGAAAAGGTTCAATGGGGTGTGCAACGTGGTATGCCTGGCGATTGTCGCACGTGGTGTGCGGGCTTGCTACATGGCAATTGCGACTATGTGGGGGAATTGCAGCATGCGCAGGGCGGCCAGGCGTTTCGATCGACTGCGTCAACGAACAATCTAGGGATTATTTCCGGATCACTGCCGTACGAGGCGATGATTTCGTCGATCCGGATGTCCGCAACTGACCCACAACCGACGGTCACTTCAGCCTTGAAAACGCCCGTCTCATAACCAAAACCAACTTACGGACAACTAATAAGACGATGGCGATGGCGAAAAAACCAAGCAGTAAAAATTCTCGAAGCCAAAAAGCGATGAAGGACTACAAGCTAATCGGTGGTCCACTGACTGAAGGGTATGTATAGGCGTAGTACATCAAAAATGCGAGCAAACAGACCCCACCGACAAGCTGCAATCCTTGATTTGCAGAGGGTGATTGTTTCCCTTCACCGTTACCCGTCTCATCCATGCAAATCCTTTTTGCAGCCGAAAATTGCCGTCGACGAGGGCGGCCCAACCACATTCCACTGAAGCCCGCATCCCAGTTTTGAAAAGCAGTTGAACAACGGCGATATTTTAGTTGCTGGCTTACCAACACTCCGGTAGAGTTCTTCGTGATGACTGTCCGCGCTGCCTAGCTCGATCACTTCCGCAACTTGTCGAACTCATACCTAAAAGTGATTCATGTTTTTCTTATTCACGCGTATGGGCGGGCTCGTTCGGTCGTTCGGGTGGTGTCACTCCCCAGGCGAGCAAGATTCTGCCCAAGCCGAACACGAGGTACGGCATCACGCTGAACAGGCCGGTAGGTGTGTTCCTGATGACGGCCGAGATATCGGCCCCGATTAAATATCTCGCCGGCTTGCTGCTCGATGGGAAAGGGTACGCGCACGATCACCCCTTTTTGGACGAAAAAAGTCATCCGTTGGGGCCCACCTCCAACCTGCTTCCCTTCGGGTATTTGGCAATCATGATTCCTGCCTTTATCGTCGTGTTCTGAGCAATCTTCACGCTGATCCAGCCGCACGCCGCACCTGCTTTCCTGCGCAACCAGAGACTTCTCTCAATGCTTTATATCTTCCTGCTGCTTATAGGCCTCATCATCCTGAACCTGTCCGCCAGCCGGTCGATCCGGCGTGGCGCCGACACCAGGTACAAACAGAACATGTTGATTGCGATGATCTGGCTGGTGCCCTTCATTGGCCTGTTCATGGCGACCGGCCACATCACGCAGCATGCGCCTACGGCCAGGAAGCATGAACCGCTGCAAGGTACAGTTGACGGCTCTGCGCCCATGATCGTTCGGGTTGCCGGCTGCCCCGACTTTGATGTCCAAAGGCAGCTCGTGGAAGTACACGGATTCCCCGTCATCTCTGCGGACGCGTTTGATCATTGGCTCGCCGCCAGCCCGCAGGCCTCCACAGCCGACATGGCCTGCGTTGCCAAGGCATGGCTGATGCACATGCGTGAAGCCTGTGGACCAGAGTTCCGGCTCTTTGAAACTGAGCACGCCTTTATCCTG from Massilia sp. Se16.2.3 carries:
- a CDS encoding zf-HC2 domain-containing protein: MNTPAHQEAQELLPWLANGSLTGTERDRVQAHLQVCAACRLDLSMLHTLRAAGPAPAPQLDAEAALARLLPQLDAPAALPPVADPAPPVPGWRTRLAANDGRWLRTAVALQFGAIAVLALLLARAPASPDANTDAYRLLGADAGQRSSLVVTFNPDTPERELRRIVQASGARVVGGPTVTGAWLLDTEDEPGKTVTRLRAEPAVTLAEQLGAGGQP
- a CDS encoding S8 family serine peptidase, translated to MTRVLVLLLAFVLMLAFSDGAGAQEANPVPAAEAAPAVAPPPAATQRQLLVMLRLPPDHFHADGAYGGGYNDDSGGAARRRLAQALAASHHLRVRDNWSMPAIGVDCFLMEETDDTPLERVLDALAHDARVVWAQSIEDFQALGSADPLYPIQPAARDWHLADLHRISTGRNVHIAVIDSGVDASHPDLAGQLVLRRNFVDDVPDAAETHGTAVAGVIGAQTGNGVGIAGVAPGARIMALRACWEQARQPARCNSFTLGKAINFALENGARIINLSLGGPPDRLLQSLLDAALARGVIVVGAADPQRADGGFPAAHPGVIAVGRGGERRLPLSTMLYAPGTDIPSCMPGTRWGVVSGSSYAAAHVAGLSALLAQLQPRANAQSLRRMLDAAAASSAGNIDACAALRRAFDACVCQCSQSSATTRAVSP
- a CDS encoding TorF family putative porin, producing MFPKLRHNPRRFTLAAFVLLCGAGSAHGQTSANLSLLSAYAARGVALDTRPVLQLRVEHDAAAGWYVGGFASPVRLEGRSGSQLIAYGGRAQRISPTITLDAGITRSAFPRSSQFDYSELHVGLLMGRASARLFYSPRYYGEGRSVYLDLNDAYPLTDNVSLAVHAGLRRPFGEYRDATGDGGDLRAALATRTKGYLLQAGLQKTWHPYLPAAPAPAFTASVSRQF
- a CDS encoding RNA polymerase sigma factor, whose translation is MEKTSDDIASLARTPAGEACLVGRVAAGDRRAFETLYRAYFPRLTRFLQRMTRSAPLIEEIVNDTLLAVWRKAATFDGSSKVSTWVFAIAYRRACKALQALDEPVEALADEREGLESDRPEWQFDQGRLAHAVDAALATLPLAQRIAFQLTFYHDMTYPEIADIMECPVNTIKTRMFHTRKRLAVLLDGQLENRP